In Pieris rapae chromosome 6, ilPieRapa1.1, whole genome shotgun sequence, the sequence aaaataatacaatttttttttattattaacaaatataatgctATTTAAGCTTAATCAGTAGGTAGTAGGCATTAGTAATAATTGGCTTGTGGTAATTGAAGTAGGAAACATATGTTTGggattctattttatttatgtcttgAAAAAACTGCATCGAtggtagtattatattttattgttttcatttcttatccctaggaaaagaaaaaaaaagacaacatcacgaggtgttcccaggcggtcacccatccaagtactgaccTCGCCCGACGTTGCTTAACTTCGGTGATCGGTCGAGAACCGGTGAATTACAACAACTATAGCAGTGTCGTGACAACTTTTTGTAAGAATTTTTTCCGTCTAGCCTCTTTTCACAACGCGCGGTAAGGAACTTTGTACCAATaacaaaagatttttgtttatttaatagttaggTTAAAAAGTGCTTACCAACAAACACGACAGTACTTAGGGCCATGCACCTTTGTCCCGCGGCACCGAACGCGGCACCCGCTAGCTGGTTCAATGTGTGCTCTTTATTTGCGTCCGGCATTATTACACCATGGTTTTTGGCCCCCATGTTACTTTGTACGCGTTTGCCTAAAATCAGTGGGTAGATATTGGTTATTGCGATTTGAACTACCCTCATTTAATTTCCCGACCCGAACCaggttttttaattaccattGGCAGATGCTCTGCTGTAAATATGTTTGCCAGCCGCGTCTCCGCCAACAAACGACACAGCCTTAATGTCAGGTTTGTCGCAAATGAAATTCACTGTGTCGTGTGTACCGTGGACAACctataaaacatattgaatatacatactttttcttttgtgCAGTGTTGGTTAAAAGCATACAAAATGACACGGATTCGAAATTCACCGCTTACGTGGTTTGTCTCAGTAGAACGGATGAATAAGAACCGGTTAACAAGAAGGATATACAAGGCAAGCCTGGATGGTCAATTCGGGATAGGTAGACATTGTCATACATACTTGGACGTAATCCAAGAGGTACTTATGGTTTAAGTTAAAAGCATGAATGGTGAATTTTATGAAAGTGGATGAAGCGAGGTCAGGACTGTGGCAAATGGCTtgataatatgaaattaaattcaatttcctTACAAGACATTTAATgtactttatatgtattaacgtGTTTgctttaaagattttttttaactaatcaTCAAGTCCCCAAACCCAAAAAACTTCATCATAATCATTATTCATGATGATCAGCTGttgcaaaaaaattgtttatgaattgattttttttcacctATTTCCATACTACAAAATCAACTAAAACCTCtttgttccacaactgagcgtttgtTATCTgtctactgaagtatttcctaacAAATTAATCTATAATACTAACTATAGATAATTTCTCCCAATTTTATATGGTTAACTTACGTTAACAAGGCCAGGTGGAGCTCCTGCTTCCTGAAGCAGATCCATCATCATTAGGGTCGCTCCAGGATCTTGTTCAGATGGCTTCAGAATACAGGTGTTACCAGTAACCAGTGCAGGTGGGAACATCCACAACGGAATCATCACGGGGAAGTTAAATGCGGCAACGCCTAATAAATTTTCGAAATTATAGGAAGACTGGTTCTGATGCCatagattataaaacaaaggcaattatatcattaaacttaaaaaacaaatatatatttattttttaagtttatatagattaagtatatactatatagattatttgtattgtaataaaacagtCTGAACTGACAAGTTTATGAAACCTCAAGTCATAGGTCTCTGTTTAGCTGacattttattctaataacCCCTTACTTTGAAGGTGTATATTGATTGTTACTCCAATATTTAAACCTGAAAAGTATTGCATAAAGTTTACTTACCACCAACCACTCCAATAGGTACTTTATAGCTATGAGTGTCCATGTCCCTAGAAATGTTCTGGATAGAATCACCAAGTTGGAGAGATGTGATACTGCAGCAATGTTCCACTGATTCTgtaagaaaaacatatttaactgttaatataagttaaaaaaatatatttccagtAACCACAACACACCCAACAGAAAACTGTTCTACAAGAAAGTCAGTTCTAGTGTTTTActcatttttcaaaattattgtttcacataaaacataaattcatctcatttttttatttatgaaatcacATAAATACTAAATCTACAGAACACGTTACAAActctttatctaaaatataacacaattcaggtaaacataaatgttacaagaatacaattaaaattgtatatacataacttgtatataacaaaagaaaataaaaataccagaaatgtttaaaagttactttctaaattatctttattgaaATGTGAAAAACTTACGGATTCCTCTTAGAACATCGCCTTCAGCATCAGCAATAGTCTTTCCCTGCTCCTCTGTTATTTTGGCGGCCAACTTACTTTGATTTTCACGGAGTAAACGCGCGAATCTAttggaattaaaaaagtaagttaTGAGGTCCGGGTATAATTTACTCTACCATTTTTTTAGTGTGAGAAATTGTGAAACTGTGAATGAAAATCATCAACAAAAAGCTAAAGCAAATCTCaggtaacatttaaaaatcatagtaatataatacatacatttatattgttacaCACAGTTAAAACAAGGctgttaatcaattttatcatagattatatattattgtgtaatttaaaagttcttCCCTGAGTTGTTgccaataattataaagttccCAAATATAATCATTTGATGAAAACACCACACCATATTTACACTACATTTTTATGCATACTTACTTGAACATAAGTTGCTGACGCGTCATAATAGTGCTTTGACTCCATGATTTGTAAGCGTTTTTAGCTGATTCAAGAGCCAAATTTAATTCATCTTGTGTTGCTTCAGGGACTctgaataataaacaaaaacttattaataacaattcatATACTTTTAGTCTATTACATCTTTGCGATTTATGCAAAAAAAGTTATCATAATTCTAAGCTCAGATTGTAGCTACAGAAAtactatgttttttatatttaagagtaAAAATCGAAACAaatgaattgaataaataaattttattttgcttcttaatattatgtaatcttCTGAAAATAActgtaaacataaatttagtaTAGCAACCCATTATCTGATATggcatatttcataaaatttgtttacattCAGACTGATAAAGAATTGTATAACACAATTTATctttaaagattaattaaagattcatctttaaaaaaaattgacaatttaataatgggaaataatataaatatatatacatatattttttttatattactaattatgtatatagaatttttttttaataagcactCCACTCTCACattgatttcattattttttgacggacaaattaaaataaattattcagcacttttatattttatatatgctCTGAATTTTAATGAGGTTAAAGTTTGATTGattgtaacaaataataatgtaaaaaaatgatgtGTTTCAGAATAATGGtgtctatttattctttacaCATAACTTCTACAGTTATAGaggtaaataagtaaaattctcattatacatagatataataataatctattataaGGCCTTATATGTCCTGAGCTTGTTTACTATTTctgtgtttaattttacaaaataatagatGACAAATCTTCTGTGCCTGGCACATGTTATCTATATTCTGGATCGAAGTCATCCAGGTTTCCTGATGTTTAGCttcaatttacattaattggTAATTGTACACTCAAAATGAAAAATCTATCAGTCAATGTTGACAGTAACAGCTATGTCTTTAACCACagcttaaaacaatataaaataaatcttgtgtgtaaattataaagaatagACCCCAGGTTTGAACCTTCTTCAACCTGAATCAAGATCTGCTCTCACTAAATACACATAAATAGATTGCAAATCACTGATCTAAGCCATAGATAtggcaatattttataactatgaTTATATTTAGGATAATAAATACCTCCCAATGACTTCATTTGTAGCTGGGTTAGTAAGATCAATCCATTGGCTTGTCTTTGAGTCTACATACTGACCATCAATATATAGTTTTGTAGTTGGAGCTGAACTACTATAGTTACGTCGTAGCAGGATATGAGACTGAAAAGCGTAATGGAATcggtaattttaaacattccttaagtcaaggcagtttttcagctttattcattataattattaatattcagtcttggtaaacaaaattaactctttttcaagttttttattattcaaatactaAATTGTACtcaaaaatcatttgtttgtgtattaaccagttcttttttatttctgagaTCTTCTAGTAACTCAAGACTAATCTTATATaactaactaataataaataatttctttttgaaaTCACAGATtgcattaataaatactgttttttataaatgcataaattatattcaaattgaaaGTCATTCAGaatgtatttcattttctttgatagaatatgtattttttttattgttgtatttgtCAGGTGTGTACACTGTACaatgtacatttaattatgttagaaATAAATGCATAAAGTCATGTTGCTTCGTAAGAAATATAAACTACTTACAACAACTACGCAACAAAACACAATGTATTTGGTAACATGATTTATTgagtttgtattataaattcaaattgaacCTAGTGATGTATtagaatatatgttttttacattCCTTATAGCGTAAGAACGCAATAGAGTACGAAAATAGTCTTTCGACATTTACTTGTTTTGaagattaaattcaaaaacacaTCGTTTTACTACTTCATAGGTCTCATTagacatttcaaaaatataaattaagctACTTACTTctgattttaataacttcaaCATTGCTGAAGCCATGATTTAGAGTTTAGACTTAAACTTAATGCAAGAAAACTTGTTCCGAAGGCGGCAGTTAGGTTGAAAGGGGGCCTGGTTAActgattaaaattacaaagtgATATCGTGACCTTGCGGCttgaattgataaaattaaattatacggTCTGTCGTCATAGTAGGGATGACTTGTTTTGTactgatttaaaaatctacgttttttaaagttatttttaccgGTCACTGCATACTAAGCaagttaaatgttaatatgcTTTGTCCCCGGTCCCGTTAGCGAATATGAAACCAACTATTTGAATTACATTTGATTATGTGTAATTTTGGTATAGCTGAAAATACTTTTCGcgtttgtaatttgtatttataagtgAAATTACTAAATCTGTATTTCAATCTAGAATTTCAAACTTGGAAGTAGAATTCTGTgcattgtatttaaatgaatgcttgagattttcattttatagaaTATGTGTCAACTGTCAAGTATAATTTGCCAGCCGtcactatataaaatataacccGAATGACAATTGAACGTCAAATCTGACTGTTATCATCAagggtataataataaattatacaattgtatGTGTTGTATTATGATAAACGAACCGAGTTTGTTAAATCTACAGTTCTGCAAATAATCGTAGTCTTTTTGTACTTTACGAAAATCTTAATTGATAACTTACATAATATAGagaataagctatttatttttcacgaTTAATACTGTGCAATTGTTCTTCATTTTTAACATGATTtgcataaaattactatttcaaGTTATACAAATGGATAATATAATTGTGTCATCTTTGATCATGTTCTTACTTTATTGATTAGAATGTCAATaggtttaaattacaatatcaaCTTGACTATATCAAAAGGGCATAAAATAACtcaaaaaacattacattattgACCTAATCTAacgtacatttaaaaatacgctCCGGAGACTATATTCGTTTTATCAATATGGTGACTTATGTTAAATGTGTATCCGGTGTAGAGGTTTGCATAATGACTTCTTTGATAGGTCGTAAACGCACTGTTGATAAGGCCACACttgattaaacataatattaacaatctTACTACCTCTTTACCTTAGCTGTTTACAATCTTTCATGCATACTTTATGTAACAATAAGGAAATGTAAATAGGaacttagtattttatttattttacatcggCCTAGAATGATACGCCCAACTTTATAGCCTTATTGTGTGGTTACCGAGTATCAAACCATTTTCTCATTAGTTATTTGTACATATGTTTAGAATTACATCTTTACACACTCTAGGCATGATAATAATTGATAGGCATTAAAAAACGATAGTTAcgttttgcatttaaaaaaactagcgACGtgaagattaattatttaaagattaaatactttatacaaGTACATATAGTAACGTAGTACATacacataaaagtaaaactttaCTTGTGGGTTACACACCTCTGCACTTATACATCatctttactaaaaaaaatctactaatCTATGTTTTGAGCCCATGGTGTTATTCAAGTATTACTGTTGTCTTTATCCTATCCTAGTCACTGCAAAgataaaatcaacaaaaaataaattaatgtcgATGACCTGATAGTGTCCTAATCTCTAAGGTCATTCTTCTTATCTTCTTGTGAATGGAAGATTGTTAATAAGTCGTGTATGATTAATTACCATAGACCTGAAGTACTGAAAATGGTGCAGTCATGATAAGAATGTCGTTGCCCTCGCTATCGGTCATGCACTATGGCCATAGAGTACACACGGAACAAGctttaaatatgataaaattaacccgttatttttaatagttagaAACTTTTTAAGAACAAAGGAAAAGCCGGGCAGGTGGTTCCACTGAACGGGCGAATGTGTTATcggccttttaatatttacccgTTTAGTTAAGGACTTTTAGGAGGAGGATTTAACGAGGATTAATTGTATATGCAACAATAATCAgactttacaatttatattaatttcactcCTAAACAAATAGTAAAGCAAACATAGTTTATATTAGATCTATACTAATTCATGTAAggcgtttaaaatataatgaaccTAAACAGGTAAAGTCCATAAATATGTTATGGTCCAATTGTCAGATTCAATGCTCCTGATTGATGGCGGAAATATCCTCTTATGTCTGAGTGTATTTCAAGAAATGTCCTCCGCCAGCAATCGTCAGTACCACGAATGTTGTCTCACATAAACTGTTTCGCACTGATTTATGCGGATTCTAGTAGAATGATTGGGTGATTAAACCGATTTTTTTGaagtattatttagtttaaatttagttattagtGTTTCTTCGCCATGCCGTgcatattcatttttatcaaaatctgGACAGTCCGTTATATGCCTCAGCCTCCGCAAGTATCTTTCGGCATCGCAATCTATCTATTTAGAATACATGTCGTTTTGATGTCCTTGGTAACTCCAACCCAACAACGCAGCTTCAGTCGTCCGGGTTTTCTCGTGCCTCCAGGTTGTAAGATCACTAAGGACTGTGGTGTTATGTCATCTGCCATTCAGTGCAAATATCCACTACTTGAGCCTGTTGCATTTTATGAATTGTACGTTGTTATCATCGTGAAGGAGGCTAGCAAATTCTTCTTTGAAGCTAATACACCAAAAACCGTCGTCTCACTAGGGACGAAAGTTCCTCGAAGAATATTCCGCTGGATAATAAGAAGAGCAAGTTCGTCCTTCTTGCTAAGGGCCCAGGTTTCTGAACTAGAAGTAAGCACTATTCGCTGCAGAGTTTTGTATTCTTTGCCATAAGTCGAGATTGTAG encodes:
- the LOC110996931 gene encoding probable methylmalonate-semialdehyde dehydrogenase [acylating], mitochondrial encodes the protein MASAMLKLLKSESHILLRRNYSSSAPTTKLYIDGQYVDSKTSQWIDLTNPATNEVIGRVPEATQDELNLALESAKNAYKSWSQSTIMTRQQLMFKFARLLRENQSKLAAKITEEQGKTIADAEGDVLRGIQSVEHCCSITSLQLGDSIQNISRDMDTHSYKVPIGVVGGVAAFNFPVMIPLWMFPPALVTGNTCILKPSEQDPGATLMMMDLLQEAGAPPGLVNVVHGTHDTVNFICDKPDIKAVSFVGGDAAGKHIYSRASANGKRVQSNMGAKNHGVIMPDANKEHTLNQLAGAAFGAAGQRCMALSTVVFVGEAKEWIPDLVERGKALKVNAGHVPGTDVGPVISVKAKERIHKLVESGVKEGAKLVLDGRGVKVPGFEKGNFVGPTILTDVKPNMECYKEEIFGPVLVCLFVNTLDEAINLINSNPYGNGTAVFTTNGATSRKFAAEIDVGQVGINVPIPVPLSMFSFSGTRGSFLGTNHFCGKQGIDFYTELKTVVSYWRQSDVSHTKAAVSMPTQQ